One genomic segment of Polyangia bacterium includes these proteins:
- the dnaX gene encoding DNA polymerase III subunit gamma/tau, which translates to MSYLVLARKYRPQRFGELVGQEHIARTLTNAIEQDRVHHAFLFTGARGVGKTSAARILAKALCCAKGPTATPCGECDFCLEIASGRSVDVMEIDGASNTGVDDVRTLREGVRYMPSRGKRKIYIIDEVHMLSTSAFNALLKTLEEPPPHVVFIFATTEVHKIPTTILSRCQRYDFKLIPTGRLTEHLQAILATESITADAEAVRLIARQAAGSVRDGLSLLDQVIAYVGTGALTRDVVAEVLGIADRRLLVELTAAVLGHDAGATLRGLARAADRGVDLGQMARALLGFLRDLEVVGRIKDAADLVDATPDELAEMKALVGQAPAGLLGVLFDRWARAVDEASKSQSPRLILEMAAVDLCFSEPLEPIGDLLDRFEALENRLQPGGAAGGGGTGPSGTRPRLQAASVASAAAPQPAVVPPPLRRESTASAAPVVAVAPALAAAPTVAASPPASVAPVETTPASPAETWRRILGTFEASRPRLAGMLAHAAVGELLPGRLSLLFPDRFTLEQAEKARVDIETALTAAFGQPSRVTLSLGGGGSSAPPVLRSEVKAESDILAADRKNRETEARQHPIIRKAQDVFGASLKEIKT; encoded by the coding sequence ATGTCCTACCTGGTGCTGGCGCGTAAGTACCGGCCGCAACGATTCGGCGAGCTGGTCGGCCAGGAGCACATCGCCCGCACCCTGACCAACGCCATCGAGCAGGACCGCGTCCACCACGCGTTCTTGTTCACCGGCGCCCGCGGCGTGGGCAAAACCAGCGCTGCCCGCATCCTGGCCAAGGCGCTGTGCTGCGCCAAGGGCCCCACCGCTACTCCCTGTGGTGAGTGCGATTTCTGCCTGGAGATCGCCAGCGGCCGTTCGGTCGATGTCATGGAGATCGACGGCGCCTCCAACACCGGCGTCGACGACGTCCGCACCCTGCGCGAAGGCGTGCGGTACATGCCGTCCCGGGGCAAACGCAAGATCTACATCATCGACGAGGTGCACATGCTGTCGACCAGCGCCTTCAATGCGCTGCTCAAGACGCTGGAAGAGCCACCACCGCATGTCGTCTTTATCTTCGCAACCACGGAAGTCCACAAGATTCCGACCACCATACTTTCGCGTTGTCAGCGGTACGACTTCAAGCTGATCCCGACCGGGCGACTGACCGAGCATTTGCAGGCGATCCTGGCCACGGAATCCATCACCGCCGACGCCGAGGCGGTGCGTCTCATCGCCCGCCAGGCGGCGGGTTCTGTGCGCGATGGGCTGTCGTTGCTGGATCAGGTGATCGCTTACGTCGGCACCGGCGCCTTGACCCGCGACGTGGTGGCGGAGGTTCTGGGGATCGCCGATCGCCGCCTGCTGGTCGAGCTGACGGCGGCGGTGCTGGGCCACGACGCCGGCGCGACGCTGCGGGGCCTGGCTCGGGCCGCGGACCGCGGCGTGGATCTTGGGCAGATGGCGCGCGCGCTGCTGGGATTTCTGCGCGATCTGGAAGTGGTCGGCCGGATCAAGGACGCCGCCGATCTGGTCGACGCCACGCCTGATGAGCTGGCGGAGATGAAGGCGCTCGTCGGGCAGGCGCCGGCAGGGTTGCTGGGCGTGCTGTTCGATCGCTGGGCGCGCGCCGTTGACGAGGCGTCGAAGTCGCAGTCGCCGCGGCTGATCTTGGAGATGGCGGCGGTGGATCTGTGCTTCTCTGAACCGCTGGAACCGATCGGCGATTTGCTCGACCGGTTCGAGGCTCTGGAGAACCGGCTGCAGCCGGGCGGCGCGGCCGGAGGTGGTGGCACCGGTCCGTCGGGGACGCGGCCTCGTCTGCAGGCAGCGTCGGTCGCTTCGGCAGCGGCGCCTCAGCCGGCGGTGGTCCCCCCTCCCCTGCGCCGCGAGTCGACCGCCAGCGCTGCGCCCGTGGTTGCGGTCGCGCCGGCTCTGGCAGCGGCCCCCACCGTCGCGGCGTCGCCGCCAGCGTCCGTCGCGCCTGTCGAGACCACGCCGGCTTCGCCTGCCGAGACCTGGCGCCGCATCCTCGGCACCTTCGAGGCATCCCGACCGCGCCTGGCCGGCATGCTGGCGCACGCGGCGGTGGGCGAGCTTTTGCCCGGCCGCCTGTCGCTGCTATTTCCGGATCGGTTCACGCTGGAGCAAGCGGAGAAAGCGCGTGTCGACATTGAGACGGCCCTGACGGCGGCATTCGGCCAGCCGTCGCGGGTGACGCTGTCGCTGGGTGGCGGCGGTTCGTCAGCGCCGCCGGTCTTGCGGTCCGAGGTGAAGGCCGAAAGCGACATCCTCGCCGCCGACCGCAAGAACCGCGAGACCGAGGCCCGCCAGCATCCGATCATCCGCAAGGCGCAGGACGTTTTCGGGGCGTCGCTGAAGGAGATCAAGACATGA
- a CDS encoding YbaB/EbfC family nucleoid-associated protein — translation MSVPDLKDLIETAQRLQAEVVRVREQLGAKTVQGETGGGLVQCVASGRGEIVSLTIDPAVLGDKKMVEDLVVGAVNLALDRARELAQTELGRVTGGLPLPPGMFGS, via the coding sequence ATGAGCGTCCCCGACCTCAAGGACCTCATCGAGACCGCGCAGCGCCTGCAAGCCGAGGTGGTGCGTGTGCGCGAGCAGCTGGGTGCCAAGACGGTGCAGGGCGAGACCGGCGGTGGCCTGGTCCAGTGCGTGGCCTCCGGGCGCGGTGAGATCGTCTCACTGACCATCGACCCGGCGGTGCTGGGCGACAAGAAGATGGTCGAAGATCTGGTGGTCGGCGCGGTCAACCTCGCCCTCGACCGCGCGCGCGAGCTGGCGCAGACCGAGCTTGGCCGGGTCACCGGCGGCCTGCCGTTGCCGCCCGGGATGTTCGGCAGCTAG
- the recR gene encoding recombination mediator RecR: MYASPIARLVQQLAKLPGIGEKTAARLAFHIVRAGPEDAAALAAAITDVKQRIRFCGVCFDLTEKDPCAICADVRRDAGLVCVVAHPQDVAAIERAGGYRGRYHVLHGLLSPLDGIGPDDLRVAELIRRCGAGGGSDGADAVREVILASSPNVEGEATAVYIAKLLRPLGVRTSRIATGVPIGGELEYADQLTLARAIDGRRDM, translated from the coding sequence ATGTACGCATCGCCCATCGCCCGCCTGGTGCAGCAGCTGGCCAAGCTGCCCGGCATCGGCGAGAAAACGGCCGCGCGGCTGGCCTTCCACATCGTGCGCGCCGGGCCCGAAGACGCCGCGGCGCTAGCCGCCGCCATCACCGACGTCAAGCAGCGCATCCGGTTTTGCGGCGTGTGCTTTGACCTGACCGAGAAGGATCCGTGCGCCATCTGCGCCGATGTCCGCCGCGACGCCGGCCTGGTCTGCGTGGTCGCGCACCCGCAGGACGTCGCCGCCATCGAACGCGCCGGCGGCTATCGCGGGCGATACCACGTCTTGCACGGGTTGCTGTCGCCCCTGGACGGCATTGGCCCCGACGACCTGCGCGTCGCCGAGCTGATCCGGCGCTGTGGTGCAGGCGGCGGCAGCGACGGCGCCGACGCTGTCCGCGAGGTCATCCTGGCCAGCAGCCCGAACGTCGAGGGCGAAGCCACCGCCGTCTACATCGCCAAGCTATTGCGGCCGCTCGGCGTGCGCACCTCGCGCATTGCCACCGGCGTTCCGATCGGCGGCGAGCTGGAGTATGCCGATCAGTTGACGCTCGCCCGCGCCATCGACGGTCGGCGCGACATGTAG
- a CDS encoding roadblock/LC7 domain-containing protein, whose product MSGPDVMFPEEQQQISTVCARLQRDANAKAVLLIGRDGQPIAEAGDVDELDVTSLSSLTAGNVAATGGISKILREKDFTSQFHEGEKTHVHITLVGGRAILVVLFDERSSLGLVRLRVRKSSDEMARLFEQVAKKAAAKSQPSILTEITDSDIDNLFND is encoded by the coding sequence ATGAGCGGCCCCGATGTCATGTTTCCCGAGGAGCAGCAGCAGATCTCAACGGTCTGCGCCCGGCTGCAGCGGGATGCCAACGCCAAGGCGGTTCTGCTGATTGGGCGCGATGGCCAGCCCATCGCCGAAGCGGGTGACGTCGACGAGCTGGACGTGACGTCGCTGTCGTCGCTGACGGCCGGCAACGTCGCCGCCACCGGCGGCATCTCGAAGATCCTGCGCGAGAAGGACTTTACCAGCCAGTTTCACGAGGGCGAAAAGACCCACGTGCACATCACGCTGGTGGGCGGGCGGGCCATCCTGGTCGTCCTGTTCGACGAGCGATCGTCGCTGGGGCTGGTTCGCCTGCGGGTAAGAAAGTCGTCCGACGAGATGGCCCGGCTGTTCGAGCAGGTGGCCAAGAAAGCGGCGGCCAAAAGCCAGCCCTCCATCCTCACCGAGATCACCGACAGCGACATCGACAACCTCTTCAATGACTGA
- a CDS encoding ADP-ribosylation factor-like protein encodes MSFINYSSREINCKLVYYGPGLCGKTTNLQYIYAKTSPDAKGKMISLATETERTLFFDFLPLSLGEIRGFKTRFHLYTVPGQVFYDASRKLILKGVDGVVFVADSQIERMEANIESLDNLRLNLTEQGYDLDKLPYVIQYNKRDLPNAAPMDQLRNVLNPTKVQEFEACATSGVGVFDTLKAVAKSVLTELKRGS; translated from the coding sequence ATGAGTTTCATCAATTACTCGTCTCGGGAGATCAACTGCAAGTTGGTCTATTACGGCCCGGGTCTGTGTGGGAAGACAACAAACCTGCAATACATTTATGCGAAGACCAGCCCCGACGCCAAAGGCAAGATGATCTCGCTGGCGACGGAGACGGAACGGACGCTGTTCTTTGATTTTCTCCCGCTGTCTCTGGGTGAAATTCGCGGCTTCAAGACCCGCTTTCATCTCTACACCGTCCCTGGGCAGGTCTTCTACGACGCCAGCCGGAAGCTGATCCTGAAGGGCGTCGACGGGGTGGTCTTCGTCGCCGATTCGCAGATCGAACGCATGGAAGCGAACATCGAATCGCTGGACAATCTGCGCTTGAACCTGACCGAGCAAGGCTACGACCTGGACAAGCTTCCATACGTCATCCAGTACAACAAGCGCGACCTGCCCAACGCCGCACCGATGGATCAGCTGCGCAACGTGCTGAACCCGACCAAGGTACAAGAGTTCGAAGCCTGCGCCACCAGCGGCGTCGGTGTGTTCGACACGCTGAAGGCCGTCGCCAAGTCGGTCTTGACCGAACTCAAGCGCGGAAGCTGA
- a CDS encoding S8 family serine peptidase, which translates to MAMPRVVPWGLFAAVLAGTGALWHGFKSAEPAPRPEPTAEERALAAGLHPTRLIVDYRDDISTQFLAATPYKEEPISDYSTVDRLYRIDFSSADEAAAALRTLSHDSHVESVDYDADAFIPPNEAIAVGTGSLEAECNRADGKATDGADPAAFPNDPCFRYQWHLRQVGLPEAWKLGQGKGVVVAVIDTGVSRVGDLAETTFAPGFNFISNNPNADDDHGHGTHVAGTIAQSTNNGRGVAGVAFGATIMPIKVLSARGSGSMAGIAQGIRWAADHGAQVINMSLGGPIPVGTIGSAVKYARAHGVTVVAAAGNDGSGRVSYPARYPGVIAVAATQFDETTTFYSNWGKEIDIAAPGGNVRVDQNGDGQPDGVLQHTIVPGDTARTDYLWFMGTSMASPHVAGVAALIIGAGISKPEAVEQILLDTARKPRAKAGADGASDNRVDDHYGAGVVDAAAALRKVRAGRGAGELGIGCSLAMLGICLLRRRGRPTDKLGLGFVAALVAGSSGLFLLPFFFSAASHPVVSILSAGFTMNISNLLGPTAYGNPLLWSAIAPLVLTVLFYGAGRLRPLLAGFGFGIAGTLLFAALAGVVDVRYVPDFLDRFWLGAHAAVSAIFATAVIRK; encoded by the coding sequence ATGGCGATGCCACGGGTCGTTCCCTGGGGGTTGTTCGCGGCGGTTCTGGCCGGTACCGGCGCGCTTTGGCACGGTTTCAAATCAGCCGAGCCGGCACCACGACCCGAACCGACGGCGGAGGAGCGCGCCTTGGCGGCTGGGCTGCACCCGACGCGTCTCATCGTCGACTACCGAGACGATATCTCGACGCAGTTCCTGGCCGCCACGCCTTATAAGGAAGAGCCAATCAGCGATTATTCGACCGTCGATCGCCTGTACCGGATCGACTTTTCGAGCGCCGACGAAGCCGCCGCCGCCCTGCGAACGCTTTCGCACGATTCGCACGTGGAAAGCGTCGACTACGACGCCGACGCGTTCATTCCCCCCAACGAAGCCATCGCCGTCGGCACCGGCTCGCTGGAAGCGGAGTGCAACAGAGCGGATGGCAAGGCCACCGACGGCGCTGACCCGGCCGCTTTCCCCAACGATCCCTGCTTCCGCTATCAGTGGCATCTGCGCCAGGTCGGGCTGCCCGAGGCGTGGAAGCTGGGCCAAGGCAAGGGCGTGGTGGTCGCGGTGATCGACACCGGCGTCAGCCGGGTCGGCGATCTGGCTGAGACCACCTTCGCTCCGGGGTTCAACTTCATAAGCAACAACCCCAACGCTGACGATGACCACGGCCACGGCACCCATGTCGCCGGGACCATCGCCCAGTCGACCAACAATGGCCGCGGCGTCGCCGGTGTGGCCTTCGGCGCCACCATCATGCCCATCAAGGTGCTGTCGGCGCGCGGGTCAGGCTCGATGGCCGGCATCGCCCAAGGCATCCGCTGGGCCGCCGATCACGGCGCGCAGGTCATCAATATGAGCCTGGGCGGGCCGATCCCCGTCGGCACCATCGGCAGCGCGGTGAAATACGCCCGCGCCCACGGCGTGACGGTGGTGGCGGCGGCCGGCAACGACGGCAGCGGACGGGTCAGCTACCCCGCCCGCTATCCCGGCGTGATCGCCGTGGCCGCCACCCAGTTCGACGAAACCACGACCTTCTATTCGAACTGGGGCAAGGAAATCGACATCGCCGCGCCGGGCGGCAATGTGCGCGTCGACCAGAACGGCGACGGCCAACCGGACGGCGTCCTTCAACACACCATCGTGCCGGGCGACACCGCGCGCACCGACTACCTTTGGTTCATGGGCACGTCGATGGCGTCGCCCCACGTGGCGGGCGTGGCGGCGCTGATCATTGGTGCCGGCATCAGCAAACCGGAAGCGGTCGAGCAGATCCTCCTCGACACCGCCCGCAAGCCGCGAGCGAAAGCCGGCGCCGATGGCGCAAGTGACAACCGGGTCGACGACCACTACGGTGCCGGCGTGGTCGACGCGGCGGCGGCTTTACGCAAGGTGCGCGCCGGCCGCGGCGCCGGCGAGCTGGGCATCGGCTGCAGCCTGGCCATGCTGGGCATCTGCCTTTTGCGCCGGCGCGGGCGGCCGACCGACAAGCTGGGCCTGGGTTTCGTGGCCGCGTTGGTGGCCGGATCGTCGGGTTTGTTCTTGCTGCCGTTCTTCTTCAGCGCGGCGTCGCACCCGGTGGTGTCGATCCTGTCGGCCGGGTTCACCATGAACATCTCCAACCTGCTGGGGCCGACCGCGTACGGCAACCCGCTGCTCTGGAGCGCCATTGCGCCGCTGGTGTTGACGGTGCTGTTCTACGGCGCCGGCCGGCTGCGCCCGCTTCTGGCCGGCTTCGGCTTCGGCATCGCCGGCACCCTGCTGTTCGCCGCGCTGGCCGGAGTCGTCGACGTTCGCTACGTTCCTGATTTCCTGGACCGCTTCTGGCTGGGCGCGCACGCTGCCGTGTCAGCCATCTTCGCCACCGCCGTGATTCGTAAGTGA